CAACCCTCTTTTCCAAGGTTGGATGTTTACGTGGTGTTCCCAGAAGGGGAAAAAATACCAAAAGGGTTACTGCTCATAGAAAAATTAAGAAGAAGTGGATTTTCAGTAGATTTTTCTTTCTATCCATCGAAATTAAAAAAGCAGTTAGCTATTGCCCAATCCCTAAATGCACGTTTTGCGCTCTTTGTGTCTGAAAGCATAGAGGAAGGAGTTGTTGAGATTAAAAATATGGATGAAAGAACCCAGTTTTCCCTGCCGGTTGATAAGCTTATTGAGTGGCTTAATCAAAGGGCTACATAGAGGGGCTGGCTTCATTTTAATTTTTGGCTAAAAGGTTGAAGCCAAGGGAATGATCAAGCTATAAAAGCGTATTAATAAAAAGAAAAGTCATTCATAAAATGATCTTAGGAAATATTGAGGTTTAGATGAAAAAAGGAGATTTTAAAGCTTACAGAACTCACCATTGCAATGAACTCAATATAAAATGGGTGGGCAAAAGGGCTAGGCTTTGCGGTTGGGTTCATTCGAAAAGAGATCATGGAGGTCTTTTATTCGTCGATTTAAGGGATAGAGAGGGGCTTACGCAGATCGTTTTTCATCCTGAGAAAGATCCCTCTCTTTTTGCTTCGGCAAAACAGCTTAAAGATGAATATGTCATAAAAGTTGAAGGACAGGTCGTGGAGAGACCCGCCGGGACTAAAAATGAGGCTTTAGCTACGGGAGAAATTGAGTTGGAAGTCGATTTTCTTGAAATACTTAATCCTTCCCAGCCGTTACCTTTTAACCTGGATGAAGATATAGAAAATGAAGAATTAAGACTTTCGTTTCGTTTTCTTGATTTAAGAAGGAAAAAGATTCTTCATTGTTTGAAGGTACGTCATCAAGTCTCATCACTAGTCAGGGAATATTTGTCGAAGGAAGGGTTTCTTGAGGTCGAGACTCCTATTTTATCTAAGAGTACACCTGAAGGTGCTCGAGATTTTCTTGTTCCAAGCCGGCTTTCACCGGGCAAATTTTATGCCTTACCCCAAGCTCCTCAACAATACAAGCAGTTATTGATGGTAGCGGGCATAGATAAGTATTTTCAAATTGCACGCTGTTTTAGAGATGAAGATCTCCGTTCAGACCGTCAACCGGAGTTTACCCAGATAGACCTCGAAGCCTCATTTGTGCAAGTCGAAGACATTATGAACTGGATTGAGGAGATGATTCAGTTGATTTTTTTAAAGGTTCTTGGCATTGAACTGCCTTTGCCTTTTGTCCGACTGAGTTATGATCAGGCCATAGACAATTATGGATCGGATAAACCAGATTTAAGAGTCGAGTGGAAAATTCAAGATGCAAGCCAACTGTTCAAAAATACCGAATTTAGATTGTTCCGGGAAGTTGTCGAGAAAGGAGGAGTAATCAAAGCTCTGAATGCCAAAGGAACAGATCCAATGATCAGTGCATCTGTACTCGAAGAGCTAGTAGCTATTGCAACCTCTCTTGGAGCAAAGGGCTTGGCTCATATCAGGGTGGAAGGGGAGCAATGGAAATCGCCCATCGTAAAATTTTTCTCGGCAGAGGAACGCAAAAACCTGCAACTGCTTCTCAATATGGAACCTGATGACTTCATTTTGTTTAGTGCCGGACCACGGGAGCAGGCTTGTTCAATTCTAGGTAAGATTCGTTTACGGCTAGCCGAGATAACCCAAAGTATTGCTAAAAACCAATGGAAATTTGTTTGGGTCACAGATTTTCCCCTCTTTGAGTACAGCCCATTAGATCAGAAATGGAATAGTGTACATCACCCTTTTACCCGGCCTCATTCCGAAGATTTGACTAAATTAGATGATGGTCGCTACAATGAAATTAGGGCTCTTGCTTATGATATTGTGCTTAATGGAGTTGAACTGGGAGGAGGAAGTATCCGTATACATGAAAGAGAGCTACAGGAAAAGATCTTTTCCATTCTAGGGATAGATAAACAAAGACAGGAGCTTCTTTTTGGTCATCTTCTGAAAGCTTTTCAATATGGCGCTCCACCACATGGTGGCATTGCCTTGGGACTCGATAGATTCGTGATGTTGTTAACGGGATCTGAATCCATAAGGGATGTTATCGCCTTTCCTAAAAATAGGCATGGAGTAGATCTTCTTACTCAATCCCCATCCGAAGTTGAATATCAGCAACTTAAAGAGCTTAACATTAAATTGAGTTTTCCTTCCTTGAAAATAGAACCTTAAATTTATATTGGATCAACCCTTAAAAGAAAAATCGAATTATGATTCCTTTTAAAAACTGGAAACGGCGTACTAAAATCATAGCTACTTTGGGACCTGCTACAGAGTCTGGGGAAAAAATTTTTTCTCTTATAGAAAAGGGAGTTGATATTTTCCGTTTCAATATGTCTCACGGAAACCCGAACTGGGTAAGGGAAAAAGTGGGGATTATCCAGGAATTTTCAAAACGCTTAGGTAAATATGTAGGGCTGCTTCTGGATACTCAAGGTCCAGCTATCAGAACGGGTGATCTTCCCGACCCCATGCAATTAAAACCAGGAGACATTTTTACTTTTACGGTGAGAGGAGAGAAAATAGAGGATCTTCATTCGGTTTCGGTTAATTATGACGATATTGTCAATGACATTCATGTGGGAGATGTAGTGCTTGTTGATAATGGGAACATCCAGATGAAGGTCATATCAAAGGAAAAAAATCTTTTGCGTTGTGAAGTTTTAACAGCGGGAGTAATGAAAAGCAGGCGCCACATTAATATTCCTGGAGTAAGAATAAATCTACCCCCGCTTACCAAAAAAGATCTCAACGACATCCAGCTAGGCATAGAATGTGGGATGGATTTCTTTGCTTTGTCTTTTGTCAGGGAAGCCAACGATTGTGATCTTTTAAGACAAATTCTTATTTCTAAAGGATCCCAGGGAAAAGTGGTTGCGAAAATAGAGGACCAGCTTGCGGTAAAAAACCTCTCCCAGATTATCGACTCTTCAGATGCGATCATGATCGCCCGAGGGGATTTAGGCATAGAATGCCCTTTTGAGGAGTTGCCTATCATCCAAAGGCGAATTGTAAAATCCTGCATCCAGAAAAGAAAGCCAGTCATTGTCGCCACACATCTTTTGGAAAGCATGATCATGAATCCTGCGCCCACGCGTGCTGAAATCACGGACATAGCTAACGCCGTTTATGAACAAGCTGATTGTATTATGCTTTCTGGGGAAACAGCTTCCGGGAAATATCCTTTGGAATGTATCTATATTCTGGATCGGGTGGCCGTGAGGACTGAAAAAAGTGGAGGGGCAGGGTATGCTTCCCTTGTTGAACTGGTTAACGACGAAGAAAAGTTAGCCAAAATCGCTGTGCATCTTGCCGATGACGTAGGTTCTCCTGCTATATGCGTGTTTACCCGTTTCGGACACCTAGCCACCTTGATTGCTGGATTGCGTCCTCGTTACTCTATAATCTATTCTTTCTGTCCCGATGAAGAAGTTTGTAGGAAACTTACCCTCCATTACGGGGTTGAACCTTGTTTGGTGGTGTTTCCTAAAAGCCAGGAAGAAAGTATTGAGATGGTTGAACAGCATTTAAAGAAAAAAGGAATAGAAAGTGGCCAAAAGATTGTCTTGATTTCTGAAATTCCTTTAAGAGGGGAAAGGGATCGGTATATTTTACTCCATCAGATTCACTAGGCTTGAGCTTTGATTTATGAAATCCTTCAGAGGAATGACAGCTTTAGTTACGGGAGCTTCTTCTGGATTAGGTTCGGAATTTGCGCGGCAACTTTCTTTAGAAGTAAGTCAACTGTTGATTACCTCTAGAAGAGTCGATCGATTGCAAGCACTTTCCGAAGAAATTCAAAAGAAATCTCCCCACCTTAAGGTTTTTTATATGCCCGCTGATTTAAGTTGTCAGGAAGGAAGAGATATTCTTTGCGATTGGTTAACCGCAGAAAGAATGGACATAGACATTCTCATCAATAATGCCGGCTGTGGAGATTATGGACTTTTTGAAGAATCTCGATTGGATCGGCTAAGGTCTCTGTTGGAACTGAATGTGATTACCATGACTTATTTAACCCGGTTAGTCTTGCCTCAAATGATTCGAAAAAAAAGGGGAGTTATTATTAATGTGGGATCTATTGTGGGCAGGAAACCGATTCCCATTTGTGCAGCCTATTCTGGATCCAAAAGCTTTGTTCATGCTTTTTCTGAGGCTTTAAGGCTAGAAATCGAAGGCAGAGGGGTGACCGTGACGGTTATAGCTCCTGGACCATTAAATACAGAGTTTTTCTATAGAGCTTCCCGGAATAATGTCGATGAGAAACCTTTTGTGCCTCCATTCATGTGGGTTCCACTAGAAAAAGTGGTTAATGATGCATTAGCTGCGGCTAAAGCGGGTAAACCCTTTTATGTCCCTGGATTTTATACCCGTATAGCTTCTTTTTTACACTCTTTAACCCCTTCTTTTTTGTTAAGACCTATTTATCGAATCCTTTTGCCAATACAATGTAAAAGGAGTACTTCAAAAAAAGACAACTTAAGCTGTTCTCTACATCAATAATAAACGCTGAATAAAAGGTTATTCTTTGAGAGAGACTTGACAGCCAATTTTCCTCTCGTTAAAAAAGAAGCAATATGAAACATACAATTCCTTCAGAAATTCGAAATGCTCATGGAGAACGGTTGGATTTTGTTTATACACCTGGATCTGCAGATAACAATACCCTTGTTATTATTGCTCATGGTATCACTGCACATAAAGACCGGCCAATGCTCGTTACATTATCTAACTGTCTCGCAAAAAATGGGATACACTCCGTTCGGTTCTCATTTTCAGGACATGGCAAATCTGAAGGGAAATTTGAAGAATTTAGCCCAACTAAGGAAGTTGGGGATTTGGAATCGGTGTTTAATGCTTTTGCAGGATGGACAAAATATGGGTATGTGGGGCATAGCTTGGGAGCTGCTGTGGGTGTATTATTTGCAAGTAAAGACCCAAGAGTTTCTTTTTTGATCTCATTAGCAGGAATGGCTTACACCGCTGCGTTTGCTCAACGTGAATTTGGAACAGTTACCCCAGGTCAAGGTTACATGTGGGACATGCCGGAGTTTCCTCTTTCCAAAGTCTTAATAGAGGATATGAATCGTATAGACAATGTGAAGGAAGCAGCAAAGAAAATCCGTATTCCTTGGCTTTTTATTCATGGTCTGGCTGATGATGTTGTTCCTCCCCAAGATTCCAGGGATCTTTTTGCTCTTGCTTCTGAACCCAAAAAACTAGTTGAAATTCCAGACTGTGATCATCTTTTCCCTCCTCCCCATGACTCTTTCATGGCTGAAACGGTGGTCAATTGGATAAAAGAGCTGAAGTTGATAGCCTAACTAGTCGTTTTATTCGAATTCCAGGGTAAAAACCCTCAAGAAGTTAAGGTCCAAATAGATGATTGCCAATAGCTTATAGCGTGGAAATCGATTTGGAAAAAAGATTTTTGTAATTGAGAAGAAAAGGAAGAAAAAGTAATGGGAGTACATTCCGATGATTGGATCAGGCAAATGGTAAGGCAACATCGGATGATCGAGCCTTTTGAAGAAGGGCAGGTAAGAAAAAAAGTTGATGGGTCAGCTGCGATAAGCTTTGGTCTTTCAAGTTACGGATATGATTTGAGAGTTTCTAGGGAGTTTAAAGTATTTACCAATGTTTTTAATAGCATTGTTGATCCTAAGGCTTTCGATAACCGCTCTTTTGTTGAAATAGAGGCAGACAGCTGCATTATACCGCCTAATTCGTTTGCCTTAGCTAGAAGTGTGGAATACTTTAGAATACCCAGGGATGTGATTACAATTTGTTTGGGAAAATCCACTTATGCCCGCTGTGGTATTATTGTCAATGTTACTCCTTTTGAACCTGAATGGGAAGGCTATGCCACACTGGAAATTTCAAATACCACCCCTCTTCCTGCAAAAATCTATGCTGAGGAAGGTCTTGCCCAGGTCATTTTTATCCAGGCCGCTGAGCCCTGTTCTATATCTTATGCTGAGAGAAGGGGAAAATATATGTATCAGAAAGGAGTTACTGTCCCGCGGTTATAGTTTGATCTTTTAGTTGTTTTTATCAAATTCTAATAGGTGAAATTCTTTCTTGATCAATTACCCTCTGAATGGGATTTTTTCAGTTCTCAACCTGAATATAGGGCAAAACAAGTCTCGGAATGGATATTCAAAAGAAAAGTATTTTGCTTTTCTTCGATGACTAATCTTCCCAGTGAGTTGAGGAAAAAGTTAACTGAAAACTATCAAATTAGATCCTTGGAATTAATTCAAGAAAAACAATCACAAGATGGGACAAGAAAATTTTTATGGCAACTTTTCGATGGTTATACGATAGAAACCGTTCTTATCCCCTCAATAGATACAAGGGAAGGAGCAAGGCGACTAACGCTTTGTGTGTCTACCCAAGTGGGATGTGCTTTAAGATGTGGCTTTTGTGCTAGTGGCCTTTTTGGATTCGAGAGAAATCTTTCTTGTGGGGAAATTGTTGAGCAGATTCTTCTTTGCGAATCCACTATTAAAGAAAGAATCAGTAATATTGTGTTTATGGGTATGGGGGAACCCCTTCTCAATTATGATCAACTGATTAAATCCATCCGACTCATTTCTTCTCCATTGGGTATAGGAATGAGCCCAAGGAAAATAACCATTTCTACCAGTGGTGTGGCTCCGCGTATTAGAAAACTAGCTAATGAAACTTTGCCTTTTCGTCTTGCTGTTTCTCTTCATGCCACGACTGATGAGTTGCGCAGCAAGATCATGCCCATAAACCTAAAATACCCATTAAGTGAGCTTATTAAAAGCTGTGAAGAGTTTTGTTCCAAAAGAAAACAGAAAATAACCCTGGAATACATTCTTATTGCTGGTTTTAATGATAGCTTAGATGATGCGGACCGACTAGCTGGAATAGCTCGGTCTCTTAGGGCTAAAGTAAATCTTATTCCTTATAATAGAGTTAGCCTGTTCCCCTGGAAATCACCAGATAGAAAAGAACTTCTCTGTTTTTTGCGTTGGATCGAAAATAAGGGCGTTGAGGTGTCTGTAAGAAAAGAACGAGGCAGGGATATCGATGGAGCCTGTGGGCAACTGAGACTTCGTTATATCTCGAAAGAAAAAGCAAGTTAATGAGGATAGTAGGGGTAAAGACATCGCTATTTGTGCTTTTTTGTTAAAAATGGGCTCTTGGGATTTTGTAAACTTTTGACAAATATAAAGCTATTTCTTCAGGTTCATTGAGGAAAAATCTGTTCCCATATTGGTGGACTTTGAAAGGCAAAGAAAAACTGGGAGTCTTATCGAAAAGGATAACTGGGCAAGACTGGTTTTCTTCCCCAATGAGTTCGATAATTTGGTGTCTGGGTTTTACGAAATCCACGTGACGGACTTCTAATTCTTGGGTTAATTGTGGATAAACTTTTAATACGCCTTCAAAAATCATACAATAGGGACAATAAAAAGGATCACCTAGTCCGTCGTAAAACCCTGGTTTTAAAAGAAAAAGTATGGGTTTCATAATTATTTTTTATTAACAATCTAACTCTTTAGAAGCTATAGACAAACTCCAAGCCGACGAAATAAACCGGTCCATTCGACGTTCCTAGGAGAGCTGTTGGGCTACCCGTGGGGTTTTGGAAAGGATAACCGTAGTAACCGAGCACTCCTTTACCCCAATCCATCCGGTACTCAAGCCTAATCATGAAGTTATCCGCTAAATCAAACGCCATCGTCGCCGTGTACGCCCATATGTCAGTCGGTGCGTTATGCCCAGCCAGAATCGAGTTCCATCCCGACTCCATCCAGTCCATCCTTTGCGCTATGCTGATAATATCCGTTATCTGGTATTTCATGTGCACTGATGCCCCATACCAGTTCGATGGTCCACTGGATAAATCCAGCGGCAACCCACTCACAGCCGCCGGCACTACCGTCACGTTGTTGTTGTAAAATCCCCCCGTAAACTCAAACCCCAAGAGCAGCCGATCATGCGCAAACTTCGGCGCCCACGATCCCCATACATCCCCTAGAAAAAATGCATTGTTCTGGTTAAATGGCCCTTCTCCCCTTATCCCTTGCGCTATCCCATAAGGCTGCGCTACCCCATCTATCGGTGAGGCTCCAAAACCCGGAGGATTTACCCCGTTAAACCCATACATCAACGTCGCACTAAGCGTCGCATTCTTCCCCTTCGCATCCCACTGGCTGTTCAAAAATAAAAGGTAAGCATCGTTGTTATTGATCATGTTGTTGAGATAACCAAAATATTCCATCCCCCCACGCGACACATTAAACCCTCCATCGGCTATCCCAAACCGGCTCGTCCATTGATCATCCCACCGGTAAATCGCTTGCATCCCCGTTAGCGTCGTCGGCAAAAGATTGGCAAACAACAGTCCATAGGTAAAATCAAGGTTCACCGGCCGCTCCACCACCTCGTAACCCGCTGGATCCACAAACTTCCCAATCTTTATGTCCAACCCGTTACCCACCGGTGCCCGGAATATCACGTAAGCTTGTTCAAGCCAAAAACTTGAAGTGTTAAACGAATACCAGGAACTGAAAGGTACCCCAAGACCCGTGATCGCATCCGGAGCTCCAACAACCGCATCCTGTCCCACGATGAGATCAGCCCTAAAACCTGCCTGCCAACGGTTTTCATCGGTTAGCGGCTTTTCCAAGGCAAGCTTGAAAGCGTTCATGTTAAAGCCTCCCCCCGGTATCGCATCCACCGGTTCCCTGCCCGGTATCGCCGGGTAACCCTGGGCAAACCCTGCCGTATTGGTCGGTCCTACATAGCCCGGTGGAGGAACAAAACCGGGTACCTTGTTAAAAGCCGGTGCGTTAATGAAATTGTAGGTGTAGCTAGCGTCCACATAGCCACTGAGCACTATCCCCTTGGTGTTCGCCTGCACCGGTATACCTTGGTCTTCAAGTTTCTTTGTCAACTCCTCGATCTGCTTGTCCTTCTCCTCAATGATGGCGTTATCTATAGAGTTGTTAGGGTTGTTTTTCCTTTTGTCTTTCTTGGAAGTTTTCTTTTTGGCTTGAGGAGGGTTTTGTGGGTTTGAATCTTGGCCTAGGGCAGATAGGGAAAAGCTAAGAAGAAGGATTAGACCCGTGCAAGCATAGAAAGAGGATAAAAGAAATCGGTAGGTAAAATTAAAAAATAAATGCTTCACGGCGATTTGCTTTTAAAAAAATCTCAAACTAAGAGCCTAGTTGTCAATACGGAAATGAAACATTAATGACCTAGAACTATGTTAGGAATAAATTAAAAAGAGAGATTTAATTATAAAAGAAATCTTTTTTGAAGTACCCATGATAGGATTATTCCGCATGAACAAAAAGATGGGTGCGTGCAGATTGGCGGTATTCTGTTTAGGCTTTTTTTCCCTTTGTTTTTCTTTTCTCCAAGCGCAGACAGTAAAAACGGAGAAGGAAAAAATCATTTATGTTATACCCATTAAAGATGAGATCGAACAATCCATGGTTTATGTCGTCAAACGAGCTGTCAATGAAGCGATCAGGAGTGGAGCTCAGGCATTAGTTGTTGACCTGGATACTCCAGGAGGTCTGGCTCAGTCAATGGAAAAAATCATTAGGGAAATTGAACGGTTTCCTGCCCAAGAAAACACTTATGCATTCATAGATCACAAAGCTTATTCGGCTGGGGCTTTTATTGCTGCTTGTTGTAGGCACATCTATATGGCTCCAGGTTCTGTCATTGGAGCGGCTAGCCCTGTTCTTTTTTCCCCTCAAGGAGGAGTACAAAACCTGCCTGAAAGTTATGAAAAAAAAATTCTTTCTGCATACCAAGGACTGATCCGTGCTATTGCAGAGCGGCATGGTCATAATCCAGCGGTTTTCAATGCCATGGTGGATAGGGATAGCGGGCTTGTTATCGATGGGATTGAAATTCTTCCCAAGGGGAAAATTTTGACTTTAACCGACTCCGAAGCTTGCAAGCAATATGGACATCCTCCAAAAGCCCTTTTGGCAGAAGGTATCGTTCAAAATCTTGAAGAGTTGGCTCAAAAAGCTATCGCTTCAGCCCTACCCTATAAACTGGTTATACTGAAACCAACCGGGTTTGAAAAAATAGGTAGAATCATGACGTTGCTTGGCCCTATTTTTTTAACTCTCGGATTAATCTTTGGTTATTTGGAATTACAGACCGGTGGGATAGTTTTAGGCTTACTTAGTCTATTGTTTTTTTCTCTCTATTTTTTAGGTCATTATCTTGCTGGATTGAGTGGTTGGGAACCTTTTTTTCTTTTTCTTTTGGGCTTATCCCTTATTCTCTTTGAGTTTTTTGTTTTTCCCGGACTTGTCATTCCAACATTAATAGGTTTTTTGATCATTCTCGTTGCCTTACTTGCCGCTAACTCTGAAAAAATACCCTCTGAAAGTTTCGGCAGCTGGCTTTCTCGAATAAAAGAAGCGATACTTTCTCTTGTTGTTACTTTGGGCATTTCATTGCTGCTCATTTATATTCTATCCCGTTTTATTCCTGCCAAGACCCACATGATATTAAATGAAGTATCCAAAGATAGGAATGAGGGAGTTTCTGGTCTTACAACAGGGATGATAGGAGAAGCGCTCACTGTTCTCAGACCAAGTGGGCTTGGAAAATTTAATGGGAAAATCGTTGATGTCATTACTCCGGCTAAATTTGTTTCTGCAGGGACACCGATCCAGATTGTACAGATTGAAGGCATACGGGTTGTAGTAGAACCTCTGAAAAAAAGAAAGTTTAGGACAACTTAAGCAATCAAGCTAAAAACTGTTTTTTTGTCGTTTAATATTTACCGAAGGATCATTTTTCCAATCTTTTTCCTCAAGAAAGCTCAAGGATTTTTTAGGGTTATTATAGCTCATTTCGGTCAATATAATATGACCTCTTTCAAGATAAAAGTTTGGAACGAACCCCCCTGCCAGCCATGAAGGTTTGGTGAGAAGATGTCAAAAAGATTAGAGGAGCTATCTAAAATAGGATATATATTGATCAAGCTTTAAGGATAAACGGGATTATATATAAAGAGAAAAAAGTTGCTATTAAGAGCAGAAAAAAAGAAGGGCAGCAGTGTTGGCTTTTGATGAGTTAGATTGTTTTAAACCGAAGGGAAAAGAATGATAGGATGGATTTTGATCGGCTTTTTGGTTGTTGTCCTGCTTATTGTTGCAGCCATTTTGTTTAATTTCATCGGGCTTTGGATAAAAGCGATGATTACAGGGGCTGCAGTCAGCATCTTTAATCTTGTAGCCATGAGACTTCGAGGCATCCCTCCTTCTTTAATTGTCAATACCAGGATTACGGCTGTTCGTTCTGGTCTTTCTATTTCGACGGCACAATTGGAATCTCATTTTTTAGCAGGGGGCAATATTGAGCATGTGGTTAGAGCTTTGGTTGCTGCCGATAGGGCTGGAATTCCCCTGACTTTCAACAGGGCATGTGCCATCGATCTGGCCACGATAGGAACGGGGAAAAGCGTTTTTGAGGCTGTGCGCACTAGCGTTAATCCCAAGGTTATCGATTGTCCTTTCCAAACCGGTGGTGGTCCTACACATATCGCTGGAGTAGCAAAAGATGGAATAACGGTTAAAGTCAAAGCACGAGTGACGGTCAGAACAAACTTGGAAAGGTTTGTTGGGGGAGCAACCGAGGAAACGATTGTGGCTAGAGTTGGAGAGGGGATAGTGACGACTATTGGAATGGCTAATACATACAAAGAAGTGTTAGAACATCCTGACCGGATTTCTAAGATCGTCCTCCAGAAAGGGTTGGATTCAGGTACAGCGTTCGAAATTTTATCCATCGATATTGCCGAGGTGATCATTGGGGACAATGTGGGAGCAAAGCTACAAGCTGAACAAGCCGAGGCGGATAAAAGGGTAGCCCAAGCGAAGGCAGAAGTCAGAAGGGCTGCTGCTGTGGCTTTGGAACAGGAGATGAAAGCAAAGGTAGAAGAAATGAAAGCAAAAGTTGTAGAAGCTGAATCTCAAATTCCGGTGGCTATTTCAGAAGCATTTAAAAAGGGTTATCTGGGGGTGATGGATTATTACCGGTTGCGGAATATCCAGGCTGACACCCAAATGCGGACGAGTATTTCAGCAGAAGGCTCTTCTGCTAGTCCGACTTGATTTAATTTGTACGGGTTATGAGAGATTTGGTTCCTTTCCTTTTTTTTGTGTTGTTGGTGGCACTGCAGCTGCTTTATGGACTGAGAAGAGGCAGTAAAAAACAGGAAGGTCCTACGGCTCGTAAACCTTTTCCTTGGGAAAAGGAGGAATCGAAGAGTCTTGATCAACTCAAAACCGAATCGGAACAGGAAGGGAAAGCATCCTCTTTAGAAAAGGAATTTTCTATTGTCTATACGAAGGCCCATCAACTTCAGGAAGAGAAAAGCACCTCAACCGTTTTTGAAGAGGTAAAAACTGAAAATAAATATAGCTGGGAAAAGGATTTTGATAAAAATGAACCACCGCCAAAAGAATTGAAAGCAAAAAAAATAGCCCTTTTTTTGAAAAACCAAGCAGCTTTAAAAAGAGCGATTATAATGGCTGAAATCATTGGTCCCCCTCGATCGATTCAAGACAAAGATCCATTTATGGAAAAATGGTAAAAATCAGATGCATTGCTATTGCTTATTAAAGGGTTATTGTTTCAAAAATCACAAAAATGATTAATGGAAGGAATGAAAAGATTAATTAAATTCTCATTTTACTTCTTTTATATCTTTTTATTTTTCTTGCTTCACGTTCTCTGGTCAGAAGAAAAAAAAACTGAAATTCTCTATTATACCTGCACGATGCATCCCAGTGTCAAATCAAAGACCCCAGGCAAATGTCCTATCTGTTCAATGGACCTTATCCCTGTCTATTCAACAAGCTTGGAGACTCCAAGCGCTGAAAAAATCCAAAAAGAACCGTCCCAAACAACTCCTTTTTTTATTCCTCCCGAACGGCTTCAAACCATTGGGATCAGGACCGAAGAGGTAACTGTCCTCCCCTTGAAAGCTGAAATTAAGGCACCAGCCATTGTCTCTATTAACGAGTCTCAAGTCTATGACATCAACGTCAAGGGAGGAAATGGTTATGTCATAAAATTATATGCAAATTACGTGGGTAAACATTTTTCGAAAGGAGAAGTTCTTGCCACCATATTAAGCCAGGATTGGGTACAGGCTCAAATGGACTATGTAAAAGCCTATAGGGCATGGAGAAGAAGCCTGTTAGTTAAAAAAGATAACCCCATACTGCTTGATCAACAATTTTACCATGTGAGAGCAAGGTTGAGGGTATGGGATCTTGATGAGGAGCAGATTAAAGAACTTGAGAAACGGGCATGGGCGATGTCTGTCACAGACGTCCGGACAGCTAAGGGTATACGTGGCAGTTTTGACCTTCATTCGCCTGTAGAAGGGCATGTGCATGAAAAAAATATTTATGAAGGAATGTATTTTACTGCTGGCCAATCTTTGTTAAGGATTGTGGATCTTAGGACAGTATGGATTTTAGCTGAATTGCCAGAAGATCAATCACGCTATATAACCGTGGGACTTCCTTGTGAAATAACTTTCCCAGCCTTTCCTGGAAGGATCTTTCGATCAAAGATCGATTTCATTCAACCTCATTTTGAAGAAGAAACCCGAAGACTGCAGCTTAGGGTTGTTCTCCCTAACCTCAATCACATGTTTCATCCCGGAATGTATGCTGATTTTAAAACGATCAT
The DNA window shown above is from Methylacidiphilum caldifontis and carries:
- a CDS encoding efflux RND transporter periplasmic adaptor subunit; the protein is MKRLIKFSFYFFYIFLFFLLHVLWSEEKKTEILYYTCTMHPSVKSKTPGKCPICSMDLIPVYSTSLETPSAEKIQKEPSQTTPFFIPPERLQTIGIRTEEVTVLPLKAEIKAPAIVSINESQVYDINVKGGNGYVIKLYANYVGKHFSKGEVLATILSQDWVQAQMDYVKAYRAWRRSLLVKKDNPILLDQQFYHVRARLRVWDLDEEQIKELEKRAWAMSVTDVRTAKGIRGSFDLHSPVEGHVHEKNIYEGMYFTAGQSLLRIVDLRTVWILAELPEDQSRYITVGLPCEITFPAFPGRIFRSKIDFIQPHFEEETRRLQLRVVLPNLNHMFHPGMYADFKTIIDFGKKLAIAEDAVIPTGEKFVVFLDHGGGHLEPRFVDLGEKIEGYYIVRGGLKEGDQVVSGANFLIDAEARVQGALKIWTRENMKTTPEQNKAHPPMEHNPMHGMPGHMHGMPGM